The following are from one region of the Gryllotalpicola protaetiae genome:
- a CDS encoding MFS transporter codes for MPANPPTEPMPVLAARPRWRDMFASLKVPNYRLYATGQIVSTTAQGMQRIAQDWIVLQLSGNVADVGITVALQFAPMLVFGLYGGVIADRYPKRRILQVTQTLSALLAGTMAVLIFTGSLQVWMIWCVALIGGFGTLVDNPARQSFVSEVVGPSLLRNALSLNSSTFQLGALIGPAIGGILLSAIGGGWSFGVNALACLGTVFALSRMDPSKLRPAPKAPRRKGQLREGLEYAARKDEILFTLIVLSSVALFVYTLPVLLTAFADHVYDVGSSGYGIFNALVALGALSGALLSNLRATVTLRTVVVGAMVLGVVQSLAGLAPQIAIFGVLLVGAGMSQLLYFIASNSLVQMSTNIAIRGRVMGVFVLIQLGGQSIGGPLMGWIVDSFGPHVGMTVSGVMPLLTASVAGLVLLKRRGQSVRTAFGARLWRRSGSPRAGR; via the coding sequence ATGCCTGCGAATCCCCCGACCGAGCCGATGCCGGTACTGGCCGCCAGGCCACGCTGGCGCGACATGTTCGCCTCGCTGAAAGTGCCGAACTACCGGCTCTACGCGACCGGCCAGATCGTCTCGACGACCGCCCAGGGCATGCAGCGCATCGCTCAGGACTGGATCGTGCTGCAGCTCTCCGGCAACGTGGCCGACGTCGGCATCACCGTCGCACTGCAGTTCGCGCCCATGCTCGTCTTCGGCCTCTATGGCGGCGTCATCGCCGACCGGTACCCGAAGCGCCGCATCCTGCAGGTCACGCAGACGCTCTCCGCGCTGCTCGCCGGCACGATGGCCGTGCTCATCTTCACCGGCAGCCTGCAGGTTTGGATGATCTGGTGCGTCGCCCTCATCGGCGGGTTCGGCACCCTCGTCGACAACCCGGCCAGGCAGTCGTTCGTCTCCGAGGTGGTCGGCCCGTCGCTGCTGCGCAACGCCCTCAGCCTGAACTCGTCGACGTTCCAGCTCGGCGCGCTGATCGGGCCGGCGATCGGCGGCATCCTGCTGTCGGCGATCGGCGGCGGGTGGTCGTTCGGCGTCAACGCGCTCGCGTGCCTCGGCACGGTGTTCGCGCTGAGCCGCATGGACCCGTCGAAGCTGCGGCCCGCCCCGAAGGCGCCACGCCGCAAGGGCCAGTTGCGCGAGGGGCTCGAATACGCCGCCCGAAAGGACGAGATCCTCTTCACGCTGATCGTCCTCAGCTCGGTGGCGCTGTTCGTGTACACCCTGCCCGTGCTGCTGACGGCGTTCGCCGATCATGTCTACGACGTCGGCTCCTCCGGCTACGGCATCTTCAACGCCCTCGTCGCCCTCGGCGCGCTGAGCGGCGCGCTGCTCTCGAACCTCCGCGCCACCGTCACCCTGCGCACCGTCGTCGTCGGCGCCATGGTGCTCGGCGTCGTGCAGTCGCTCGCCGGCCTCGCGCCGCAGATCGCGATCTTCGGCGTGCTGCTCGTCGGCGCGGGCATGTCGCAGCTGCTGTACTTCATCGCCTCGAACTCGCTCGTCCAGATGTCGACCAACATCGCGATCAGGGGCCGCGTCATGGGCGTGTTCGTGCTGATCCAGCTCGGCGGCCAGTCGATCGGCGGGCCCCTGATGGGATGGATCGTCGACAGCTTCGGCCCGCACGTCGGCATGACCGTCTCCGGCGTCATGCCGCTTCTGACGGCGAGCGTCGCCGGCCTCGTGCTTCTCAAGCGGCGCGGACAGTCCGTGAGAACCGCGTTCGGCGCGCGGCTGTGGCGGCGCAGCGGGTCACCACGCGCCGGACGCTGA
- a CDS encoding LysR family transcriptional regulator, translating into MFDPVLLRTFLAVAETGSFTRAGQRLQLSQPTVSQHVRRLETQAGRILIDRDTRQVRLTDNGDAMAGFARSILAAHASAESYFSGKAMRGRLRFGAADDFTMTQLPRILRDFRALHPQLNLELTVGQSGALHRRLGSGQLDLIFIKQTPGSDEGTRVSTDQMVWMALDGIQLGPDEPVPLVSYQDPSMSRQMAIDALESAGRTWRITCNTREVNGVLSAVRAGLGVAVFPRTLIPGDLVKVSNRLGLPEIGDVDFTLIANPHSAADPVDALSSAIMGRTLVH; encoded by the coding sequence ATGTTCGACCCCGTCCTGCTGCGCACCTTCCTGGCCGTCGCAGAGACCGGCAGCTTCACCCGGGCCGGGCAGCGGCTGCAGCTCAGCCAGCCCACGGTGAGCCAGCACGTGCGGCGGCTCGAGACGCAAGCCGGGCGCATCCTCATCGACCGAGACACCCGCCAGGTGCGCCTCACCGACAACGGCGACGCGATGGCCGGGTTCGCGCGCAGCATCCTCGCGGCGCACGCATCGGCCGAGAGCTACTTCAGTGGCAAGGCGATGCGCGGCCGACTGCGGTTCGGCGCTGCCGACGACTTCACGATGACGCAGCTGCCGCGCATCCTCAGGGACTTCCGCGCGCTGCATCCCCAGCTCAACCTCGAGCTCACGGTCGGCCAGTCGGGCGCTCTGCATCGGCGGCTCGGCTCGGGTCAGCTCGATCTGATCTTCATCAAGCAGACCCCGGGCAGCGACGAGGGGACCCGCGTCAGCACCGACCAGATGGTGTGGATGGCGCTCGACGGCATCCAGCTCGGGCCTGACGAGCCGGTGCCGCTCGTGTCGTACCAGGACCCGTCGATGAGCAGGCAGATGGCGATCGACGCGCTCGAGAGCGCGGGCCGCACCTGGCGCATCACCTGCAACACCCGCGAGGTGAACGGCGTGCTCTCCGCCGTTCGCGCCGGGCTCGGCGTCGCGGTGTTCCCGCGCACGCTGATCCCGGGCGACCTCGTCAAGGTCAGCAACCGGCTCGGGCTCCCCGAGATCGGCGATGTGGATTTCACGCTGATCGCCAACCCGCATTCGGCCGCGGACCCCGTAGACGCGCTCAGCTCGGCGATCATGGGGCGCACTCTCGTGCACTGA
- a CDS encoding GDSL-type esterase/lipase family protein — MTEATVTAFVGDSLTEHGDWQALLPDQHVINFGVEGNTTHDLLDRLDEVVAAAPSVVVVEIGTNDFAWRLPPEEVAQNIEEILGVLREKLPAANIVMQSIPPRQPEYAHIVRSVNEHLESFVPTVSCRYVDLWPALADENGGLKGEFTTDGLHLTDAGYAAWFEALRPALEA; from the coding sequence ATGACCGAAGCGACCGTGACCGCGTTCGTCGGCGACAGTCTGACCGAGCACGGCGATTGGCAGGCGCTGCTGCCTGACCAGCACGTCATCAACTTCGGCGTCGAGGGGAACACGACGCACGATCTGCTCGATCGGCTCGACGAGGTGGTCGCGGCAGCGCCGTCCGTCGTCGTCGTCGAGATCGGCACCAACGACTTCGCGTGGCGCCTTCCGCCAGAAGAGGTCGCGCAGAACATCGAGGAGATCCTCGGCGTGCTGCGCGAGAAGCTGCCGGCCGCGAACATCGTGATGCAGAGCATCCCGCCGCGCCAGCCGGAATACGCGCACATCGTCCGCAGCGTGAACGAGCACCTCGAGAGCTTCGTGCCCACCGTCTCGTGCCGCTATGTCGACCTGTGGCCTGCTCTCGCGGACGAGAACGGCGGTCTCAAGGGCGAGTTCACGACCGACGGCCTGCATCTCACCGACGCGGGCTACGCCGCGTGGTTCGAGGCCCTGCGCCCTGCGCTCGAGGCGTAG
- a CDS encoding RbsD/FucU family protein: MRRFVLKNLDPILSGTLLTVLDGMRPGQWLTLTAGSIATPVSGPDHTVIELSEVSTEAAVAAILSVLPLDRTGAPIVYLDKADTADELPDVVFAVCGIAADAELRRVPMSRLDEDDFALLARQSEFTVHSSCGGDPAAFLLRKGEPALLG, encoded by the coding sequence ATGAGGCGTTTCGTGCTCAAGAACCTCGACCCGATCCTTTCGGGCACCCTGCTCACCGTTCTCGACGGCATGCGGCCCGGCCAGTGGCTCACGCTCACCGCGGGGTCGATCGCTACGCCGGTCAGTGGACCCGACCACACCGTCATCGAGTTGAGCGAGGTCTCGACGGAGGCCGCGGTCGCGGCGATCCTCAGCGTGCTTCCGCTCGATCGCACCGGGGCGCCCATCGTGTACCTCGACAAGGCGGACACGGCCGACGAGCTTCCCGACGTCGTCTTCGCGGTGTGCGGCATCGCGGCGGACGCCGAGCTGCGCCGCGTGCCGATGTCCCGGCTCGACGAGGACGACTTCGCTCTGCTCGCGCGCCAGTCGGAGTTCACCGTGCACTCGAGCTGCGGCGGCGACCCCGCCGCGTTCCTGCTGCGCAAGGGCGAGCCCGCGCTGCTCGGCTGA
- a CDS encoding DEAD/DEAH box helicase, giving the protein MSQTGERVAQQRRSGRRHQNNDGLIPVLARRVREVEAKAQGGKKLGPTNRTKFQVIALLMREERARAKSDPELTEAQRAEQLKRLDGIAQILAKTAARDTSLIQLLETDAAPSAAAQTMRRDWLLESGTALSPDDLIITVDEPKVIDNKPVLSAELAEKQVVPQSVKARQLSNPFLAPDFSRYADQAAPAPRRRLDSWELLGPLFKSFEQGAGGQIASMELPPAPKIDRYAPHGMELMHHQAQFVESARLGHRSFLLADEPGLGKTAQSLLAASVADAYPLLVVVPNVVKMNWQREVERWTPQRRATVIHGDGAGLDAFADIVIVNYEVLDRHLSWIAQMGFKGMVVDEAHFIKNLHSQRSQYVLALADTIRKTAPGGHPLLIALTGTPLINDIDDFRAIWQFLGWIDGAKPTRELMNRLEETGLTPADHEFYPEARETVIDLGIVRRRKIDVAADLPSRRVVDLPVELDDELGRSIKAAERELAARLVARYQRALAAGVGESLEGDSDARREHLIRMVAHAELEESKNAKTGENVFTMVRRIGQAKAGLAADYAAQLARSTGKVVFFAKHIDVMDQAEALFAARELKSVSIRGDQNAIERQKAIDAFQNDPEVSVVVCSLTAAGVGINLQVSSNVVLAELSWTSAEQTQAIDRVHRIGQEEPVTAWRIIAAQTIDSKIAELIDAKQGLSLRALDGIDVEPGSEASVQLDALIGLLRDALS; this is encoded by the coding sequence ATGTCCCAGACCGGAGAGCGCGTCGCACAGCAGCGACGCTCCGGGCGCCGTCATCAGAACAACGACGGCCTCATCCCCGTCCTCGCCCGTCGCGTTCGCGAGGTCGAGGCGAAAGCCCAGGGCGGCAAGAAGCTCGGGCCCACCAACCGCACGAAGTTCCAGGTCATCGCACTGCTCATGCGTGAAGAGCGCGCCCGCGCCAAGTCCGACCCGGAACTCACCGAGGCGCAGCGTGCCGAGCAGCTGAAGCGGCTCGACGGCATCGCGCAGATCCTCGCGAAGACCGCGGCGCGCGACACGAGCCTGATCCAGCTGCTCGAGACGGATGCCGCGCCGTCGGCCGCCGCGCAGACGATGCGCCGCGACTGGCTGCTCGAATCGGGCACGGCGCTCAGCCCCGATGACCTCATCATCACCGTTGACGAGCCGAAGGTCATCGACAACAAGCCCGTGCTCTCGGCCGAGCTCGCCGAGAAGCAGGTCGTGCCGCAGTCGGTGAAGGCGCGTCAGCTCTCGAACCCGTTCCTCGCCCCCGACTTCAGCCGGTACGCCGATCAAGCGGCGCCCGCTCCGCGCCGGCGCCTCGATTCATGGGAGCTGCTCGGGCCGCTGTTCAAGTCCTTCGAGCAGGGCGCAGGCGGCCAGATCGCCAGCATGGAGCTGCCGCCCGCCCCGAAGATCGACCGCTACGCGCCCCACGGCATGGAGCTCATGCATCACCAGGCCCAGTTCGTCGAGTCCGCGCGCCTCGGCCACCGCAGCTTCCTGCTCGCCGACGAGCCGGGTCTCGGCAAGACGGCGCAGTCGCTGCTCGCGGCATCCGTCGCCGACGCCTACCCGTTGCTCGTCGTCGTGCCCAACGTCGTCAAGATGAACTGGCAGCGCGAGGTCGAGCGGTGGACGCCGCAGCGCCGGGCCACCGTGATCCACGGCGACGGCGCCGGCCTCGACGCGTTCGCCGACATCGTGATCGTGAACTACGAGGTGCTCGATCGCCACCTCTCCTGGATCGCCCAGATGGGCTTCAAGGGCATGGTCGTCGACGAGGCGCACTTCATCAAGAACCTCCACTCGCAGCGCTCGCAGTACGTGCTGGCGCTCGCCGACACGATCCGCAAGACGGCGCCCGGCGGGCATCCGCTGCTCATCGCCCTTACCGGTACGCCGCTGATCAACGACATCGACGACTTCCGCGCGATCTGGCAGTTCCTCGGCTGGATCGACGGGGCCAAGCCGACCCGCGAGCTCATGAACCGCCTCGAGGAGACCGGGCTCACCCCGGCCGACCACGAGTTCTATCCGGAGGCGCGGGAGACCGTCATCGACCTCGGCATCGTGCGTCGCCGCAAGATCGACGTCGCAGCCGATCTGCCCTCTCGGCGCGTCGTCGACCTTCCCGTCGAGCTCGACGACGAGCTGGGCCGGTCGATCAAGGCGGCAGAGCGCGAGCTCGCGGCCCGCCTCGTGGCGCGCTATCAGCGCGCGCTCGCGGCCGGTGTAGGCGAGAGCCTCGAGGGCGATTCGGATGCCAGGCGCGAGCACCTCATCAGGATGGTCGCGCACGCCGAGCTCGAGGAGTCGAAGAACGCCAAGACCGGCGAGAACGTGTTCACGATGGTCAGGCGCATCGGCCAGGCGAAGGCCGGCCTCGCGGCCGACTACGCTGCACAGCTCGCCCGCTCTACGGGCAAGGTCGTGTTCTTCGCCAAGCACATCGACGTCATGGACCAGGCGGAGGCGCTGTTCGCGGCGCGCGAGCTGAAGTCGGTGTCGATCCGCGGCGATCAGAACGCGATCGAGCGGCAGAAGGCGATCGACGCGTTCCAGAACGACCCGGAGGTCTCTGTCGTCGTCTGCTCGCTGACCGCGGCCGGCGTCGGCATCAACCTCCAGGTGTCGTCGAACGTCGTGCTCGCCGAGCTGTCGTGGACGTCAGCCGAGCAGACGCAGGCCATCGACCGCGTGCACCGCATCGGGCAGGAGGAGCCGGTCACCGCATGGCGCATCATCGCGGCGCAGACCATCGACTCGAAGATCGCCGAACTCATCGACGCGAAGCAGGGCCTCTCGCTGCGCGCGCTCGACGGCATCGACGTCGAGCCGGGCTCTGAGGCATCCGTTCAGCTCGACGCGCTCATCGGGCTGCTTCGGGACGCGCTCTCGTAG
- a CDS encoding CYTH domain-containing protein: MDQTVHMGGGEVEIERKYDVDAAARVPSLIGAGRVASADEADAFDLDATYYDTAEMRLSSLRIAVRRRLGGHDAGWHIKWPPLDEGRREQQFELGDDEGVPDDVRAELVGLVGDVPLVPVARIRNHRVATVLRDAAGEPVAELADDHVVATDLREGATSGTERRWQEWEVELLPGGSVGEASDRAALLDAIEERLVASGAQPPSAGSKLARALGV; encoded by the coding sequence ATGGACCAAACTGTTCACATGGGCGGTGGCGAGGTCGAGATCGAGCGGAAGTACGACGTCGACGCGGCAGCACGGGTGCCGTCGCTGATCGGAGCGGGGCGTGTGGCCTCAGCCGACGAGGCGGATGCCTTCGATCTCGACGCCACGTACTACGACACCGCCGAGATGAGGCTCTCGAGCCTCCGCATCGCCGTGCGCCGGCGCCTCGGCGGCCACGACGCGGGGTGGCACATCAAGTGGCCTCCGCTCGACGAGGGTCGACGCGAGCAGCAGTTCGAGCTCGGCGACGATGAGGGCGTGCCCGACGACGTGCGCGCGGAGCTGGTTGGGCTCGTCGGCGACGTTCCACTGGTTCCCGTCGCGCGGATCCGCAATCACCGCGTCGCGACCGTGCTGCGCGACGCCGCGGGCGAGCCCGTCGCCGAGCTCGCCGACGATCACGTCGTCGCGACGGACCTGCGCGAGGGAGCAACCAGCGGCACGGAGCGTCGCTGGCAGGAATGGGAGGTCGAGCTGCTGCCTGGAGGCAGCGTGGGCGAGGCATCCGATCGCGCAGCCCTGCTCGACGCGATCGAGGAACGACTCGTCGCCTCAGGGGCGCAACCGCCGTCGGCCGGCTCGAAGCTTGCACGCGCGCTCGGAGTGTGA
- a CDS encoding 6-phosphofructokinase — MRIGILTSGGDCPGLNAVIRGAVLKGDRVYGHDFVGFRWGWKGVVEGDLMELPRHRVRGLSKEGGTILGSSRTNPYEAGGGPENIQKVLDRNGIDAIIAIGGEGTLSAARRLSADGLKIVGVPKTIDNDLQATDYTFGFDTAVGIATEAIDRLRTTAESHARCMVVEVMGRYVGWIALHSGMAAGAHAILIPEVTATIEQICEWVESVRDRGRAPVIVVSEGFHLPTMDGAHSHKGLDPFGRPLLGGIADIIAPMIEERTGIESRATVIGHIQRGGAPSAFDRVLATRFGMAAVDAVHDGKWGTMVALRGTDVVDVSITEATRSLNSVPRYRWDEAALLFG, encoded by the coding sequence ATGCGAATCGGAATTCTGACCTCCGGTGGGGACTGCCCCGGACTCAACGCCGTCATCAGGGGCGCCGTCCTCAAGGGCGATCGTGTCTATGGCCACGACTTCGTAGGTTTCAGGTGGGGCTGGAAGGGCGTCGTCGAGGGCGACCTCATGGAGCTTCCGCGGCACCGCGTCCGGGGTCTCTCGAAAGAGGGCGGCACGATCCTCGGCTCGAGCCGCACGAACCCGTATGAGGCGGGCGGCGGCCCGGAGAACATCCAGAAGGTGCTCGACAGGAACGGCATCGACGCGATCATCGCGATCGGCGGCGAGGGCACACTGAGCGCGGCGCGCCGTCTGTCGGCCGACGGGCTGAAGATCGTCGGCGTTCCGAAGACCATCGACAACGACCTGCAGGCCACCGACTACACCTTCGGATTCGACACGGCCGTGGGCATCGCGACCGAGGCGATCGACCGCCTGCGCACGACCGCCGAGTCGCACGCGCGCTGCATGGTGGTCGAGGTGATGGGCCGCTACGTGGGCTGGATCGCGCTGCACTCGGGCATGGCAGCCGGGGCGCACGCGATTCTGATCCCCGAGGTCACGGCGACGATCGAGCAGATCTGCGAGTGGGTCGAGTCGGTGCGCGACCGCGGTCGCGCACCGGTGATCGTGGTCAGCGAGGGCTTCCACCTGCCGACGATGGACGGAGCGCACTCGCACAAGGGCCTCGACCCGTTCGGGCGCCCGCTGCTGGGCGGTATCGCCGACATCATCGCGCCGATGATCGAGGAGCGCACGGGCATCGAATCGCGTGCTACCGTCATCGGCCACATCCAGCGTGGTGGCGCGCCGAGCGCCTTCGACCGCGTGCTGGCGACCCGGTTCGGCATGGCGGCGGTCGACGCGGTGCACGACGGCAAGTGGGGCACCATGGTGGCATTGCGCGGCACGGACGTGGTCGATGTGAGCATCACCGAGGCCACGCGCAGCCTCAACTCGGTGCCGCGCTACCGCTGGGACGAGGCGGCTCTGCTCTTCGGCTAG
- a CDS encoding S9 family peptidase has protein sequence MTGIAPSPKKIPTERTFHGDTVVDEYEWLRTKDDPEVIAHLTAENAYAEARNAHLAPLREAIFEEIRSRTLETDLSVPVREGAWWYYSRSFEGKQYGVQCRAPIAGPDDWAPPRPAEVDAATPALPGEQVLFDSNVEAAGHDFFSLGSFDVSADGRLLAYAVDVEGDERYTLRVRDLETGADLDDEVPGTAAGAFFAPGGGFVFYTTVDDAWRPDTVWRHEVGTVASADVQVFHEPDERYWVGAGLTRSRRFIEVGASSSVTSESWLIDADAPTDAPRVVWPRREGVEYSVDHAVVAGEDRLLILHNDGALDFELVDVPASDPAAAPRVLIAHDPAVRLDDIDAFAERVVVEYRREGLTRLGLLPLTDAGYGELVEVPFDEPLYTVHASGNPEWEQPTIRLGYGSLVTPSTVYDLVPATGELRLLKQQPVLGGYDPSHYEQRREWAVASDGTRVPISLVYRRELVSFGADGAPAAPAPLELYGYGSYEHSIDPSFSIARLSLLDRGVVFAIAHVRGGGELGRSWYEDGKKLAKRNTFTDFVASARHLVETGWASPARLVAEGGSAGGLLMGAVANLAPELFSGVLAEVPFVDALTSILDPSLPLTVIEWDEWGDPLHDASVYEYMRSYTPYENVRPDAAYPPILAVTSLNDTRVLYVEPAKWVARLRAVGADALLKIEMVAGHGGVSGRYNAWRERAWELAWLLDRLGLAAH, from the coding sequence GTGACCGGCATCGCCCCCAGCCCCAAGAAGATCCCCACAGAGCGCACCTTCCACGGCGACACGGTCGTCGACGAGTACGAGTGGCTGCGCACGAAGGACGATCCCGAGGTGATCGCACACCTCACCGCCGAGAACGCCTACGCGGAGGCCCGCAACGCGCACCTCGCACCCCTGCGTGAGGCGATCTTCGAAGAGATCAGGTCGCGTACCCTCGAGACCGACCTGAGCGTGCCCGTGCGCGAGGGCGCTTGGTGGTACTATTCGCGCTCGTTCGAGGGGAAGCAGTACGGCGTGCAGTGCCGCGCGCCGATCGCCGGGCCCGACGACTGGGCGCCGCCGCGGCCCGCCGAGGTCGACGCCGCGACGCCGGCGCTGCCCGGCGAGCAGGTGCTGTTCGACTCGAACGTCGAGGCCGCCGGGCACGACTTCTTCTCGCTCGGGTCGTTCGACGTGTCGGCCGACGGGCGCCTGCTGGCCTACGCCGTCGACGTCGAGGGTGACGAGCGGTACACGCTGCGCGTGCGCGACCTCGAGACCGGAGCCGATCTCGACGACGAGGTGCCCGGCACCGCGGCCGGGGCGTTCTTCGCGCCCGGCGGCGGCTTCGTCTTCTACACGACCGTCGACGACGCCTGGCGGCCGGACACCGTCTGGAGGCACGAGGTCGGCACCGTCGCCTCTGCCGACGTGCAGGTGTTCCACGAGCCCGACGAGCGCTACTGGGTGGGTGCGGGGCTCACACGCAGCCGCCGCTTCATCGAGGTGGGCGCATCGTCATCGGTCACGAGCGAGTCATGGCTGATCGATGCGGATGCCCCGACTGACGCGCCCCGCGTCGTCTGGCCGCGGCGCGAGGGCGTCGAGTACTCGGTCGACCACGCGGTCGTCGCAGGCGAAGACAGGCTGCTGATCCTGCACAACGACGGGGCCCTCGATTTCGAACTGGTGGACGTGCCGGCATCCGACCCCGCCGCCGCGCCGCGCGTGCTGATCGCGCACGACCCGGCCGTGCGGCTCGACGACATCGACGCGTTCGCCGAGCGTGTGGTCGTCGAGTACCGGCGCGAGGGGCTGACGCGACTCGGGCTGCTGCCGCTCACGGACGCCGGGTACGGCGAGCTGGTCGAGGTGCCGTTCGATGAGCCGCTCTACACCGTGCACGCCTCGGGCAACCCGGAGTGGGAGCAGCCCACGATCCGACTCGGCTACGGGTCGCTCGTGACGCCGTCGACCGTCTACGACCTCGTGCCGGCGACCGGGGAGCTGAGGCTGCTCAAGCAGCAGCCCGTGCTCGGCGGCTACGACCCGTCGCACTATGAGCAGCGCCGCGAGTGGGCGGTCGCGTCCGACGGTACGCGCGTTCCGATCTCGCTCGTGTACCGGCGCGAGCTCGTGTCGTTCGGCGCCGATGGCGCGCCTGCCGCACCGGCGCCGCTGGAGCTGTACGGATACGGCTCGTACGAGCACAGCATCGACCCGTCGTTCTCGATCGCCCGGCTGTCGCTGCTCGACCGCGGCGTCGTGTTCGCGATCGCGCACGTGCGCGGCGGCGGCGAGCTCGGTCGCTCGTGGTACGAAGACGGCAAGAAGCTTGCGAAGCGGAACACCTTCACCGACTTCGTCGCGAGCGCGCGCCACCTGGTCGAGACTGGCTGGGCCTCGCCCGCGCGTCTCGTCGCGGAGGGCGGGAGCGCCGGCGGCCTGCTCATGGGTGCGGTCGCGAACCTGGCCCCCGAGCTGTTCAGCGGTGTCCTTGCCGAGGTGCCGTTCGTCGATGCGTTGACCTCGATCCTCGACCCGTCGCTGCCGCTCACGGTGATCGAGTGGGACGAGTGGGGCGACCCGCTGCACGACGCGTCCGTCTACGAGTACATGCGCTCCTACACGCCGTACGAGAACGTGAGGCCGGATGCTGCATACCCGCCGATCCTGGCCGTGACCAGCCTCAACGACACGCGCGTGCTGTACGTCGAGCCGGCCAAGTGGGTGGCTCGGCTGCGCGCGGTCGGCGCCGACGCGCTGCTCAAGATCGAGATGGTCGCTGGCCACGGCGGCGTCTCGGGTCGCTACAACGCGTGGCGCGAGCGCGCGTGGGAGCTCGCCTGGCTCCTCGACCGGCTCGGCCTCGCGGCACACTAG
- a CDS encoding NADP-dependent oxidoreductase produces the protein MARFARFHRFGPTAEVLGVVHEEPPHPGPGEVRVQVRANGLNPVDFKVMNSPGHAAHYGIADPRGDGRGTGVGFDFAGDVDELGPGVTRFTLGDAVLGGRRHHALGDFVIIQADGADAERDGVLIEKPAALDYDTAGALVVTARTAIAAVDRVGVGPGDTVLVSAAAGGVGVIAAQLARLRGATVFGTASEANHEFLRDLGVTPVAYGDGLIERLTDAAPDGFTAALDCHGPDSVDAALALGVPIERINTIAARGHRGAQGVGNPQATMEQFAEIVRLVADGSITVPIEAVYPIERVAEAYARLEAGHVRGKIVVVTR, from the coding sequence ATGGCCCGCTTCGCGAGATTTCACCGGTTCGGCCCGACGGCCGAGGTGCTGGGCGTCGTCCATGAGGAGCCGCCGCATCCGGGTCCCGGCGAGGTACGGGTGCAGGTCCGGGCGAACGGCCTCAACCCGGTCGACTTCAAGGTCATGAACTCGCCCGGGCATGCGGCGCACTACGGCATCGCCGACCCGCGTGGCGACGGTCGCGGAACCGGCGTCGGCTTCGACTTCGCGGGCGACGTCGACGAGCTCGGCCCCGGAGTCACCCGCTTCACCCTGGGCGATGCGGTGCTCGGCGGGCGGCGGCACCATGCGCTGGGTGATTTCGTCATCATCCAGGCTGATGGGGCGGATGCCGAGCGCGACGGCGTCCTCATCGAGAAGCCCGCCGCGCTCGACTACGACACGGCCGGTGCGCTCGTGGTGACGGCGCGCACGGCGATCGCGGCCGTCGACCGCGTCGGCGTCGGCCCGGGCGACACGGTGCTCGTGAGCGCGGCCGCCGGGGGAGTGGGCGTCATCGCGGCCCAGCTCGCGCGGCTGCGCGGCGCGACCGTGTTCGGCACCGCGAGCGAGGCGAACCACGAGTTCCTGCGTGATCTCGGCGTCACGCCCGTCGCCTACGGCGACGGCCTGATCGAGCGGCTGACGGATGCCGCGCCCGATGGCTTCACCGCCGCGCTCGACTGCCACGGCCCCGACTCGGTCGACGCGGCGCTCGCCCTCGGCGTGCCGATCGAGCGCATCAACACGATCGCCGCGCGCGGGCACCGCGGCGCCCAGGGCGTCGGCAACCCGCAGGCGACGATGGAGCAGTTCGCCGAGATCGTGCGACTCGTCGCAGACGGCTCGATCACGGTGCCGATCGAGGCCGTCTACCCGATCGAGCGCGTCGCCGAGGCGTACGCCCGCCTCGAGGCGGGCCACGTGCGCGGCAAGATCGTCGTCGTCACCCGCTGA
- a CDS encoding Hsp20/alpha crystallin family protein, which produces MAMNFDPFREFDRLAGSFVDRPAGPRLMPMDLYKDGETYVLSADLPGIDPGSVDIDIDGQLLTIRAQRTLATGDGVKWLTRERQGGTFLRQLSLGQGVDTERIAADYSNGVLSITIPMSEKAKPRKIAVASRPETVHPAVEDSHSEAAEA; this is translated from the coding sequence ATGGCCATGAACTTCGACCCGTTCCGCGAGTTCGACCGCCTCGCGGGCTCGTTCGTCGACCGCCCCGCGGGCCCGCGGCTGATGCCGATGGACCTCTACAAGGACGGCGAGACGTACGTGCTCTCGGCCGACCTGCCCGGCATCGACCCCGGCTCGGTCGACATCGACATCGACGGGCAGCTGCTGACCATCCGCGCGCAGCGCACCCTTGCGACCGGCGACGGCGTCAAGTGGCTCACCCGCGAGCGCCAGGGCGGCACGTTCCTGCGCCAGCTGAGCCTGGGCCAGGGCGTCGACACCGAGCGCATCGCCGCCGATTACTCGAACGGCGTGCTGTCGATCACGATCCCGATGAGCGAGAAGGCCAAGCCGCGCAAGATCGCCGTGGCTTCGCGGCCCGAGACCGTGCACCCGGCCGTCGAGGACTCGCACAGCGAGGCCGCAGAGGCATAA